In Chryseobacterium gotjawalense, the following are encoded in one genomic region:
- a CDS encoding DUF2683 family protein yields MESLIVHPKNQMELNALKSVMKDMGIKYEKFHTRNHNAAPKFEPKTASDKSAKPVRTFKDKPKNDL; encoded by the coding sequence ATGGAATCACTTATAGTTCACCCAAAAAATCAAATGGAACTCAATGCACTGAAAAGCGTGATGAAAGACATGGGCATTAAATATGAAAAATTTCACACCAGAAATCACAATGCTGCTCCCAAATTTGAACCAAAAACAGCGTCAGATAAATCCGCAAAACCTGTCAGAACTTTTAAAGACAAACCAAAGAACGACTTGTAA
- a CDS encoding TraR/DksA family transcriptional regulator, protein MAEDRQKYSDADLQEFKVIIQAKIDKAEKDLMLIRESFINDQNNGTDDTSPTFKAFEEGAETLSKEQNSILAGRQEKFVRDLKNALIRIENKTYGICRVTGKLIPKERLMAVPHATLSIEAKNMQR, encoded by the coding sequence ATGGCAGAAGACAGACAAAAGTACAGCGATGCTGACTTACAGGAATTTAAAGTGATTATTCAGGCAAAAATAGATAAAGCAGAAAAAGATTTAATGCTGATCAGAGAAAGTTTCATCAATGACCAAAATAATGGGACTGATGACACCTCGCCAACCTTCAAAGCTTTTGAAGAAGGCGCCGAAACCTTGAGCAAAGAGCAAAACTCGATCCTGGCCGGAAGACAGGAAAAATTTGTGCGTGACTTAAAAAACGCTTTGATTCGTATTGAAAATAAAACTTATGGAATCTGTAGAGTTACCGGAAAATTAATCCCAAAGGAAAGATTGATGGCTGTTCCACACGCTACTTTGAGCATCGAGGCAAAAAATATGCAGCGATAA
- a CDS encoding lipoprotein signal peptidase, which produces MKKIALITFIILLIDQVSKFYIKTHFNLGESIPVFPGFKLTFVENPGMAYGFHFGGLIGKYFLVIIRVFLIGGMVYLFSKWLKEGASNYLLIPMAMIFAGAIGNLIDGMFYGMIFDSGTVYDESIGRWIEYGGISKTVPFSEGYSTFMKGCVVDMLHFPLVDWHVPPTFPLIGGRHIEFFKYIFNVADSAITVGAVLLLIFRKKALPHGLDF; this is translated from the coding sequence ATGAAGAAAATAGCATTAATTACTTTTATCATTCTTTTAATCGATCAGGTTTCAAAATTTTATATCAAAACGCATTTTAATTTAGGAGAAAGCATTCCTGTATTTCCAGGTTTCAAATTGACTTTTGTAGAAAATCCGGGGATGGCTTATGGATTTCACTTCGGTGGTTTGATTGGAAAATATTTTCTGGTCATCATCCGCGTATTTTTAATTGGCGGAATGGTTTACCTTTTCAGCAAATGGCTGAAAGAAGGAGCTAGCAATTATTTATTAATTCCCATGGCGATGATTTTCGCCGGCGCGATCGGCAATTTAATCGATGGGATGTTCTACGGAATGATCTTCGACAGCGGAACCGTTTATGACGAAAGTATCGGCAGATGGATTGAATATGGCGGAATATCTAAAACCGTTCCTTTCAGTGAAGGCTATTCTACCTTTATGAAAGGCTGTGTCGTAGATATGCTTCATTTCCCATTGGTCGATTGGCATGTTCCTCCAACTTTTCCCTTAATTGGTGGCAGACATATTGAATTCTTTAAATACATTTTTAATGTGGCAGATTCTGCCATTACAGTAGGCGCAGTATTATTATTAATTTTCAGAAAAAAAGCGTTACCACATGGTCTGGATTTTTAA
- a CDS encoding DUF6576 domain-containing protein, with product MNTILILLALVVIFIYFFRKEIKEKISPNPEKNYTIDDRYNALKKDREKEIDKILSKIGKNGLNDLSSEDRKRLDELSKK from the coding sequence ATGAATACCATACTCATCTTACTTGCCCTGGTCGTGATTTTTATCTATTTCTTCCGAAAAGAGATTAAAGAAAAAATAAGCCCAAATCCGGAGAAAAACTACACCATTGATGATCGGTATAATGCTCTAAAAAAAGACCGTGAAAAGGAGATTGACAAAATCCTAAGCAAAATCGGAAAAAACGGATTAAATGATTTGTCATCTGAAGACAGAAAACGACTCGACGAACTTTCAAAAAAATAA
- the trpS gene encoding tryptophan--tRNA ligase: MSRILTGIQATGTPHLGNLLGAIIPAIELSKKPENESFLFIANLHSLTQIKNAAELKQNTYEIAAAWLACGLDTDKTFFYRQSDIPETCELTWYLSCFFPYQRLTLAHSFKDKADRLDDVNAGLFTYPVLMAADILLYDAEIVPVGKDQLQHLEMARDMGARFNHQMGEVFVLPQAKLQEDTKYVPGTDGQKMSKSRGNIINIFLPEKELKKQVMGIETDSKSLEDQKDPATDKVFALYELIATPEQTETLRQKYLAGNFGYGHAKTELLNLILTRFAKERELFTYYMNNLPELEEKLQEGAAKTKVIALETLARVRKSVGV, translated from the coding sequence ATGTCCAGAATACTTACAGGAATACAGGCAACCGGAACACCGCATTTGGGAAATCTTTTAGGAGCGATTATTCCCGCCATTGAATTATCTAAAAAGCCGGAAAACGAATCATTTTTGTTTATCGCAAATCTACACTCTTTAACACAGATAAAAAATGCGGCAGAACTGAAACAAAATACCTACGAAATCGCTGCAGCATGGCTTGCCTGTGGTTTAGATACCGACAAAACTTTTTTTTACAGGCAAAGTGACATCCCGGAAACCTGTGAACTGACTTGGTATTTATCCTGTTTTTTTCCTTACCAAAGATTAACGCTGGCGCATTCTTTTAAAGACAAAGCCGACCGCTTAGACGATGTGAATGCTGGATTATTTACCTATCCTGTATTGATGGCCGCAGATATTCTGTTATACGACGCGGAAATTGTTCCAGTAGGAAAAGACCAGTTACAGCACCTGGAAATGGCGCGTGATATGGGTGCGAGATTCAACCATCAAATGGGTGAAGTGTTCGTTTTACCGCAAGCAAAATTACAGGAAGACACGAAATATGTTCCGGGAACCGACGGCCAGAAAATGTCGAAATCGAGAGGGAATATTATCAATATTTTCCTGCCGGAAAAAGAACTGAAAAAACAGGTAATGGGAATAGAAACCGATTCGAAATCTCTGGAAGATCAGAAAGATCCTGCCACAGACAAAGTTTTTGCTTTGTACGAATTGATTGCAACCCCTGAACAAACCGAAACTTTAAGACAAAAATATTTAGCCGGAAATTTCGGGTATGGTCACGCCAAAACAGAATTGCTGAATTTGATTTTAACCCGATTTGCAAAGGAAAGAGAATTGTTCACGTATTATATGAACAACTTGCCGGAACTGGAGGAAAAACTACAGGAAGGCGCAGCGAAAACGAAAGTAATTGCTCTGGAAACATTAGCGCGGGTTCGAAAAAGCGTTGGAGTTTAG
- the ileS gene encoding isoleucine--tRNA ligase, whose protein sequence is MKKFTEYKNLDLTTIAENISQFWEKNQTFKKSVEIRDGKPEYVFYEGPPSANGMPGIHHVMARALKDIFCRYQTQNGNQVFRKAGWDTHGLPIELGVEKELGITKEDIGKKISVEDYNQACRNAVMRYTDVWNDLTEKIGYWVDLEDPYITYEPKYMETVWWLLKQLYDKKLMYKGYTIQPYSPAAGTGLSSHELNQPGTYRDVSDTTVVAQFKLKKAPENAGETWKKLSAIAYPDSNTEHSEIAENTCGGALHWEEFDTEKIQSDVYFLAWTTTPWTLPSNTALAVGRDIEYILVKTLNQYTFEPITVVLASVLLQKNFGKKYFEGTPEDFANYRPENKTIPYQILKEFTGADLAGTEYEQLIPWFLPAEDADKAFRVIIGDFVTTEDGTGIVHIAPTFGADDARVAKENGISPMLIKDENDNLVPLVDLQGRFVKGGNTPELFAGKFIKNEYYDDGTAPEKSWDVELAILLKTENKAFKVEKYVHSYPHCWRTDKPVLYYPLDSWFVKMTAVKDRLVALNETINWKPKSTGEGRFANWLVNVNDWNLSRSRYWGIPLPIWRTEDLKEEIIIGSVEELMAEIQKSMDAGFMTENPFAAFEVGNMSKENYATIDLHKNIVDEIILVSASGKPMNRESDLIDVWFDSGSMPYAQLHYPFENKEMIDERKAFPADFIAEGVDQTRGWFYTLHAIATSVFDSVAYKNVMSNGLVLDKNGQKMSKRLGNAVDPFSTLEKYGPDATRWYMIANANPWENLKFDLEGIDEVRRKFFGTLYNTYSFFALYANVDGFTYAEKDVENRPEIDRWILSELNLLVQEVTAFYEDYEPTKVARAINNFVNDNLSNWYVRLCRRRFWKGDYSEDKISAYQTLYICLETVAKISAPIAPFFMDQLYQDLNKITGKNEAESIHLTDFPKANESLIDQDLVEKTHLAQQITSMVFSLRKKENIKVRQPLQKVMIPVLDKKTEAQILAVSELVKQEVNVKELQLINADEAADLIVKQIKPNFKTLGARLGKDMKTVAGEITSFTAEQISTLEKEGKMEIQGYEISLDDVEIFTKDIPGWTVTSEGKLTVALDLTLTDELKAEGIAREFINRVQNLRKDKEFDLTDRITIRLEENNPFEKEIINNEAYISAEVLSDRIEIVNSLSNFDEIEIDELKFKVDVQKK, encoded by the coding sequence ATGAAGAAGTTTACCGAATATAAAAATCTCGATTTAACCACCATTGCCGAGAACATTTCCCAGTTTTGGGAAAAGAACCAGACTTTTAAAAAATCTGTCGAAATCCGCGATGGCAAGCCTGAATATGTATTTTACGAAGGACCACCTTCGGCTAACGGAATGCCTGGAATTCACCACGTTATGGCGAGAGCGCTAAAAGATATTTTCTGCCGCTACCAAACCCAAAACGGAAACCAGGTTTTCCGGAAAGCAGGTTGGGATACCCATGGTTTGCCTATTGAACTGGGCGTAGAAAAAGAACTGGGAATTACGAAAGAAGATATCGGCAAGAAAATTTCTGTTGAAGATTACAACCAGGCCTGTAGAAATGCAGTAATGCGCTATACCGATGTATGGAATGATCTTACCGAAAAAATCGGTTATTGGGTAGATTTAGAAGATCCGTATATCACATACGAACCGAAATACATGGAAACTGTCTGGTGGCTTTTAAAGCAACTTTACGACAAAAAATTAATGTATAAAGGATATACCATCCAACCGTATTCTCCGGCAGCAGGAACAGGTTTGTCTTCTCATGAACTAAATCAGCCGGGAACGTATCGCGATGTTTCTGATACAACCGTGGTAGCACAGTTTAAACTGAAAAAAGCACCGGAAAACGCGGGCGAAACTTGGAAAAAATTATCCGCAATCGCTTACCCTGATTCCAATACAGAACATTCTGAAATAGCAGAAAACACCTGCGGAGGAGCATTGCATTGGGAAGAGTTTGATACTGAGAAAATTCAATCTGATGTTTATTTCCTTGCCTGGACTACAACACCGTGGACTTTACCTTCAAACACTGCTCTTGCAGTTGGGAGAGATATCGAATATATTCTGGTGAAAACTTTGAACCAATATACTTTTGAACCCATTACTGTTGTTTTAGCGAGTGTGCTTTTACAAAAGAATTTCGGTAAAAAATATTTTGAAGGAACCCCCGAGGATTTCGCGAACTACCGTCCCGAAAACAAAACGATCCCTTATCAAATTTTAAAGGAATTTACCGGTGCAGATTTAGCCGGAACCGAATACGAACAGTTGATTCCATGGTTTTTACCTGCCGAAGATGCTGACAAAGCTTTCCGTGTGATTATCGGAGATTTCGTAACGACAGAAGACGGAACCGGAATCGTTCATATCGCGCCAACTTTCGGTGCAGATGATGCCCGTGTTGCCAAAGAAAACGGGATCTCGCCAATGTTAATCAAAGATGAGAACGATAATCTCGTTCCTTTGGTCGATTTGCAGGGCCGTTTTGTAAAAGGAGGAAATACTCCGGAATTATTTGCAGGAAAATTCATTAAAAATGAATATTACGATGATGGAACTGCTCCTGAAAAATCCTGGGATGTAGAATTGGCGATTCTTTTAAAAACAGAAAACAAAGCCTTTAAAGTAGAAAAATACGTACACAGTTATCCGCATTGCTGGAGAACCGACAAACCGGTTTTATATTATCCTCTAGACTCCTGGTTTGTGAAAATGACCGCTGTGAAAGACCGTTTGGTTGCGTTGAATGAAACTATCAACTGGAAACCGAAATCAACCGGTGAAGGTAGATTTGCAAACTGGCTCGTCAATGTAAACGACTGGAATCTTTCCCGATCAAGATATTGGGGAATTCCGTTGCCGATCTGGAGAACCGAAGATTTAAAAGAAGAAATCATCATCGGATCTGTGGAAGAACTGATGGCAGAAATTCAGAAATCAATGGATGCTGGTTTCATGACCGAAAATCCTTTTGCTGCGTTCGAAGTTGGAAATATGTCGAAAGAGAATTATGCAACTATAGATTTGCATAAAAACATTGTGGACGAAATCATTCTGGTTTCAGCCTCAGGAAAACCGATGAATCGTGAATCTGACTTAATTGATGTTTGGTTTGATTCAGGTTCAATGCCTTATGCGCAACTGCATTATCCTTTTGAAAACAAGGAAATGATCGACGAAAGAAAAGCTTTCCCGGCAGATTTTATCGCTGAAGGAGTTGACCAGACAAGAGGTTGGTTTTACACTTTGCATGCGATCGCAACGTCAGTTTTTGATTCGGTAGCGTACAAAAATGTAATGTCAAATGGTTTGGTTCTGGACAAAAACGGCCAAAAAATGTCGAAACGTTTAGGCAATGCCGTTGATCCATTTTCCACTTTAGAAAAATACGGTCCCGATGCTACGCGTTGGTATATGATTGCAAATGCAAATCCTTGGGAAAACCTTAAATTCGATTTAGAAGGAATTGACGAAGTGCGTCGAAAATTCTTCGGAACTTTATATAACACGTATTCATTCTTCGCTCTTTATGCGAATGTTGACGGATTTACTTATGCTGAAAAAGACGTAGAAAACCGCCCAGAAATCGACCGATGGATTTTATCAGAACTTAATTTATTGGTCCAAGAGGTCACCGCTTTCTATGAAGATTACGAACCTACAAAAGTAGCGAGAGCCATTAATAATTTTGTTAATGACAACTTAAGCAACTGGTATGTAAGACTTTGCCGAAGAAGATTCTGGAAAGGCGATTATTCTGAAGATAAAATTTCCGCCTATCAAACGCTGTATATCTGTTTAGAAACAGTTGCTAAAATTTCAGCGCCGATTGCTCCGTTCTTTATGGATCAATTGTATCAGGATTTGAATAAAATCACCGGAAAGAATGAAGCAGAATCGATTCACTTAACCGATTTCCCGAAAGCGAATGAAAGTTTGATCGATCAGGATTTGGTGGAGAAAACGCACCTGGCACAACAAATTACGTCGATGGTATTTTCATTAAGAAAGAAAGAAAACATCAAAGTAAGACAGCCCCTTCAAAAAGTGATGATTCCGGTTTTGGATAAAAAAACAGAAGCACAGATTTTAGCCGTTTCCGAACTGGTAAAACAGGAAGTGAATGTAAAAGAACTGCAATTGATTAATGCAGATGAAGCTGCTGATTTAATTGTAAAGCAGATTAAACCCAACTTCAAAACTTTGGGTGCGCGGCTTGGAAAAGACATGAAAACGGTCGCCGGCGAAATCACCAGTTTTACGGCCGAACAAATTTCTACTTTAGAAAAAGAAGGAAAAATGGAAATTCAAGGGTATGAAATTTCATTAGATGATGTGGAAATTTTCACGAAAGATATCCCGGGCTGGACAGTAACAAGTGAAGGAAAACTAACCGTGGCACTGGATTTGACCTTGACCGACGAATTAAAAGCGGAAGGAATCGCCCGCGAATTCATCAACAGAGTTCAGAATTTAAGAAAAGATAAAGAATTCGACTTAACGGACAGAATTACAATACGTCTGGAAGAAAATAATCCTTTCGAAAAAGAAATTATCAACAATGAGGCATATATTTCAGCAGAAGTATTGTCAGATAGAATAGAAATTGTAAATTCACTCTCAAATTTTGATGAGATTGAGATCGATGAGCTCAAATTCAAAGTAGATGTTCAAAAAAAATAA